One genomic region from Pseudobacteriovorax antillogorgiicola encodes:
- a CDS encoding NADH:ubiquinone reductase (Na(+)-transporting) subunit B, with protein sequence MKPLRAALDNLHPYFEKGAKFEKLYPLYEAADTFLYTPGEVTKGASHVRDGIDLKRIMISVAVALFPCILMALYNTGLQANIALANMGLAETTGWRADVIGALGVGYNSASILANFVHGALYFIPIFLVTQIAGGFWEVLFAIVRKHEVNEGFLVTGMLFPLTLPPTIPLWQVAVGISFGVVLGKEVFGGTGKNFLNPALTARAFLFFAYPAQISGDAVWTAVDGFTGATALGAAAIGGAEGIVQNGYTWIDSFLGFVPGSMGETSALACLFGAVVLIASGIGSWRVMVGMLFGGLFLSSLLYSIGSDTNPMFSVSPAWHLVIGSFAFGLVFMATDPVSSAMTKKGMWVYGALIGVMAILVRSLNPAFPEGVMLAILFGNLFAPLIDYYVVKANIKRRQVRTGVAS encoded by the coding sequence ATGAAACCACTACGCGCTGCATTAGACAATTTGCACCCTTATTTTGAAAAAGGTGCGAAGTTTGAAAAATTGTATCCCCTATATGAAGCTGCGGATACATTCTTATATACTCCTGGTGAAGTTACAAAGGGAGCATCTCATGTTCGTGATGGGATCGATCTGAAGCGAATCATGATTTCGGTTGCGGTAGCACTGTTCCCTTGTATCCTCATGGCACTATACAACACTGGGCTTCAAGCTAATATTGCATTGGCAAATATGGGGCTCGCGGAAACTACTGGTTGGCGTGCTGATGTGATTGGAGCGCTCGGCGTCGGTTACAACTCTGCTAGCATCTTGGCTAACTTTGTCCATGGTGCCTTATATTTTATTCCAATATTCCTCGTGACTCAGATCGCTGGTGGTTTTTGGGAAGTCCTCTTCGCAATTGTCAGAAAGCACGAGGTTAATGAAGGCTTTCTTGTGACAGGTATGCTTTTCCCACTAACTCTACCGCCAACAATCCCGCTTTGGCAGGTTGCTGTCGGGATTTCCTTCGGGGTTGTGCTTGGTAAAGAAGTCTTCGGTGGAACAGGCAAAAACTTCCTGAATCCAGCGTTAACCGCTCGCGCGTTCTTGTTCTTCGCCTATCCAGCCCAAATTTCTGGTGACGCGGTTTGGACTGCGGTCGATGGTTTCACTGGTGCAACTGCTCTTGGTGCTGCAGCTATCGGCGGTGCAGAAGGCATCGTTCAGAACGGCTACACCTGGATCGACTCATTCCTTGGATTTGTTCCTGGTTCAATGGGAGAAACCTCGGCTCTAGCATGCTTGTTTGGAGCAGTTGTCTTGATTGCCTCAGGAATTGGTTCCTGGCGTGTGATGGTCGGTATGCTATTTGGCGGATTGTTCCTCTCTAGTTTGCTTTACAGCATCGGTAGTGACACCAACCCTATGTTCTCAGTGTCCCCAGCTTGGCACCTGGTGATTGGAAGCTTTGCCTTTGGCTTGGTCTTCATGGCGACGGACCCAGTTTCATCAGCAATGACTAAAAAAGGCATGTGGGTTTACGGTGCTTTGATTGGTGTTATGGCGATTTTGGTTCGCTCCTTGAACCCTGCGTTCCCTGAAGGTGTTATGCTGGCCATCCTGTTTGGTAACCTATTTGCGCCGCTAATCGACTACTACGTCGTCAAGGCAAACATCAAACGCAGACAAGTTCGAACAGGAGTGGCATCATGA
- the nqrE gene encoding NADH:ubiquinone reductase (Na(+)-transporting) subunit E, with protein sequence MEHFLSIFVKAVFIENMALAFFLGMCTFLAVSKKVDTSVGLGIAVIVVQVITIPANNLLYNYFLKEGALAWTGVPALAQADLSFLGLISYIGVIAAMVQILEMTLDRFVPALYNALGIFLPLITVNCAILGGSLFMVERDYTFSESVVYGLGSGAGWALAIAALAGIREKLKYSDVPDGLKGLGITFITVGLMSLGFMAFSGIQL encoded by the coding sequence ATGGAACATTTTCTTAGCATCTTTGTTAAAGCCGTCTTTATCGAAAATATGGCTCTCGCATTCTTCCTCGGAATGTGTACTTTTCTGGCAGTTTCCAAAAAGGTCGATACATCAGTAGGCCTCGGCATTGCAGTAATTGTTGTACAAGTGATTACCATTCCGGCAAATAATTTGCTTTACAACTACTTCCTTAAAGAGGGAGCGTTGGCGTGGACAGGTGTTCCTGCATTAGCTCAAGCCGATCTGAGCTTTCTTGGTCTAATCTCCTACATCGGTGTGATCGCGGCGATGGTTCAGATACTAGAGATGACCTTAGATCGCTTCGTGCCAGCACTCTACAATGCCCTTGGTATCTTTCTGCCTTTGATTACAGTGAACTGTGCCATCCTTGGTGGCTCTCTATTTATGGTAGAGAGGGATTATACTTTTTCTGAGTCAGTAGTTTACGGCTTAGGATCTGGGGCTGGCTGGGCGCTTGCAATTGCGGCACTTGCCGGTATTAGAGAAAAGCTAAAGTACTCCGATGTACCAGATGGGCTGAAGGGGCTTGGCATCACCTTCATCACCGTAGGACTCATGTCATTGGGTTTCATGGCATTCTCAGGAATCCAACTTTAA
- the hflK gene encoding FtsH protease activity modulator HflK, with the protein MGQGNGDFDQYAEKVRDIFSAKKKGNGRSGGGGAGADPKKILLGILIFIAVLSGLKAFYTVEADEEGVVTRFGKYIHTSQPGLHFKVPWVDQVYKVKSKRRQEEVFGYRARTREQVNSESLMLTGDLNLADVEWMVQYEISDPWRFLFRAADVRKAIRDVSMSVMRRVVGDRLVGEVLTTGRMEIATHVKDLMQETLDQYDLGIRLTTVELQSVTPPDRVKAAFNDVNAAKQEQEQAINRAERKYNSIIPEARGKAEQQIAEAQAYAKEAVNKARGDANRFKAQLTEYKKAPLVTRKRLYIETMEEVLSNASNVTVVDEGVKGLMPIYGQLPVANQSAK; encoded by the coding sequence ATGGGACAAGGTAACGGTGACTTTGACCAGTATGCGGAAAAAGTGAGAGATATCTTCAGCGCGAAAAAGAAAGGTAATGGCCGATCTGGCGGTGGAGGTGCGGGTGCAGATCCTAAGAAAATCTTACTAGGTATACTGATTTTTATTGCGGTTTTGAGTGGTTTGAAGGCCTTTTATACGGTTGAGGCTGACGAGGAAGGAGTGGTCACCCGCTTCGGTAAGTACATTCACACGAGCCAGCCTGGTTTGCACTTCAAGGTTCCTTGGGTAGACCAAGTCTATAAAGTTAAATCAAAAAGGCGACAGGAAGAAGTTTTTGGCTACCGGGCCCGAACTAGAGAACAGGTGAACAGCGAAAGCTTAATGCTAACTGGTGACTTGAATCTCGCTGATGTGGAGTGGATGGTTCAATACGAGATCAGTGATCCATGGCGATTTTTGTTCCGCGCTGCGGATGTGCGGAAGGCCATCCGCGATGTGTCCATGTCGGTGATGAGGCGAGTGGTGGGCGATCGTTTGGTGGGTGAAGTCTTAACTACAGGTCGAATGGAAATCGCAACACATGTCAAAGATTTGATGCAGGAAACTCTGGATCAATACGATCTAGGGATTCGCCTGACAACGGTAGAGCTGCAGTCGGTGACTCCTCCAGATCGTGTAAAAGCTGCGTTTAATGATGTGAATGCGGCCAAGCAGGAGCAGGAGCAGGCGATCAACCGAGCAGAACGAAAGTATAATAGCATCATTCCAGAAGCTCGTGGTAAGGCAGAGCAGCAAATAGCAGAAGCCCAGGCCTATGCAAAGGAAGCTGTAAACAAAGCTCGTGGAGACGCTAATCGCTTCAAAGCACAGCTAACTGAATATAAAAAAGCTCCTCTAGTGACCCGCAAGCGACTTTATATTGAAACCATGGAAGAAGTCTTAAGCAATGCTAGTAATGTTACGGTCGTCGATGAAGGGGTGAAGGGCTTGATGCCTATTTATGGACAATTACCAGTTGCGAATCAATCAGCTAAATAG
- a CDS encoding Na(+)-translocating NADH-quinone reductase subunit A: MIKIKKGLNLPITGEPNQVIENASTKQVAIVGEDYVGMKPTMHVKVGDRVKVGQLLFVDKKNPGVRFTSPACGQVVAINRGEKRVLQSVVVSVDGTDAETFKSYQDGQLLTLSRDEVEDNLNQAGLWVAFKTRPFSKAPALGSKPHSIFVTAMDTNPLAADPKVVLKGQEASFNSGLKVLTRLTDGKVYVCKGPETQISAPDLDQLHFETFAGPHPAGLAGTHIHYLDPVGSEKVVWSVNYQDVIAIGKLFTSGKLSLERVTSLAGPMVRDPKLYRLPLGADLAEFTKGKVKQGEVRTISGSVFAGRNAVGPYAFLGRFHQQVSVIAEGRDRELLGWHGPGFDKFSVKRTFLSWWLTPKKKFDFTTSTGGSVRAMVPIGSYERVMPLDVEPTYLLRALLTADTDGAQQLGALELDEEDLGLLTFACPTKLEYGPHLRNCLTLIERDG; the protein is encoded by the coding sequence ATGATTAAGATTAAGAAAGGTCTAAATCTGCCAATTACGGGTGAGCCTAACCAAGTGATCGAAAATGCCTCTACGAAGCAAGTCGCCATTGTCGGCGAAGACTACGTTGGCATGAAACCCACTATGCATGTCAAAGTTGGTGATCGCGTTAAAGTTGGGCAATTGTTGTTTGTGGATAAGAAAAATCCAGGTGTTCGCTTTACGTCGCCAGCTTGCGGTCAAGTTGTCGCAATCAATCGCGGTGAGAAGCGTGTTCTCCAATCGGTCGTCGTATCTGTCGATGGCACCGATGCGGAAACGTTCAAGTCCTATCAGGATGGTCAACTTTTAACATTGAGTCGTGACGAGGTCGAGGATAACCTCAATCAGGCAGGGCTTTGGGTTGCATTTAAAACCCGACCATTCAGCAAGGCTCCTGCTTTGGGTAGCAAGCCGCACAGTATTTTCGTGACGGCCATGGACACCAACCCACTAGCTGCCGATCCTAAAGTCGTTCTAAAAGGACAGGAAGCGAGTTTCAACAGCGGACTAAAAGTCCTTACTCGTCTGACCGATGGCAAAGTTTACGTCTGCAAGGGGCCTGAAACTCAGATTTCAGCACCTGATCTTGATCAGCTTCACTTTGAAACTTTTGCTGGGCCTCACCCCGCTGGGCTTGCAGGAACCCACATTCACTACCTAGATCCCGTTGGTAGTGAGAAGGTCGTGTGGAGTGTTAATTACCAAGATGTTATCGCCATTGGTAAATTGTTCACGAGCGGCAAGCTTTCTCTAGAACGAGTGACTTCACTTGCTGGCCCTATGGTTCGTGATCCTAAGCTTTATCGTCTTCCTTTGGGGGCGGATCTTGCCGAGTTTACAAAAGGAAAGGTTAAGCAGGGAGAGGTTCGAACCATTTCTGGTTCCGTATTCGCTGGCCGCAACGCAGTTGGTCCTTACGCTTTTCTTGGTCGTTTCCACCAACAGGTATCAGTGATCGCCGAAGGTCGTGATCGCGAACTTCTTGGCTGGCATGGGCCCGGATTTGATAAATTCTCCGTTAAAAGAACGTTTCTTTCTTGGTGGCTCACACCGAAGAAAAAATTTGACTTTACGACTTCCACAGGTGGTAGCGTGCGAGCCATGGTGCCCATTGGAAGTTACGAGCGCGTGATGCCTTTAGATGTCGAGCCTACCTATCTCTTACGGGCCCTGCTCACAGCAGATACCGATGGAGCTCAGCAACTTGGCGCTCTAGAGTTGGATGAAGAGGACCTGGGGCTTCTCACGTTCGCCTGTCCAACAAAGCTAGAGTATGGGCCGCATCTCAGGAATTGCCTGACGTTAATTGAAAGGGATGGCTAA
- a CDS encoding FAD:protein FMN transferase, giving the protein MHPFPVSEARLARLILCLVIGLSASLSFAETVLHYQGRTMGTTYNVKFTEYRPIDFQVKIDELLKEVNRQMSTYITSSEISAFNQGELERVYPIAKEFAYVVALSQEIFRRTEGAFDPTVGRLVNLWGFGPEGQPEKVPSDVDLERIRSQIGLDKIVLSEQGLSKTSDQVYLDLSAIAKGYGVDLLAEYLEKQGIGHYMVEIGGEVRTKGMKSPGHPWKIGIEMPSSGNRQLLKVVKLENKSLATSGDYRNYFETNGQRFSHLIDPRSGKPITHKLASVSVLADSCAEADSLATAFMVLGPDEAMRIAKRDQVGALMIVRDGNGFKTMVSPGFEPYLLN; this is encoded by the coding sequence ATGCACCCTTTTCCCGTTTCGGAGGCTAGATTGGCACGATTAATCCTGTGTTTGGTGATAGGCTTAAGTGCGTCACTAAGTTTTGCGGAAACTGTGTTGCATTACCAAGGTCGTACCATGGGCACGACCTATAACGTTAAGTTTACTGAGTATCGCCCCATAGACTTTCAGGTGAAAATCGATGAGCTTCTTAAAGAAGTCAATCGGCAGATGTCGACCTATATCACCAGCTCTGAAATTAGCGCTTTCAATCAGGGTGAATTGGAGCGGGTTTATCCTATTGCCAAAGAGTTTGCTTACGTTGTGGCTCTTTCCCAGGAGATTTTTCGTCGCACCGAGGGGGCTTTTGACCCCACCGTAGGTCGGCTTGTTAACCTTTGGGGGTTTGGTCCAGAGGGACAGCCAGAGAAAGTGCCAAGTGACGTGGACTTGGAGCGAATTCGATCGCAAATTGGTCTCGATAAAATCGTACTTTCTGAACAGGGTTTGAGCAAGACGAGCGATCAGGTGTACTTGGACCTTTCGGCAATTGCTAAGGGCTATGGTGTCGATCTACTCGCTGAGTATCTGGAAAAACAGGGTATCGGCCATTACATGGTGGAGATCGGTGGAGAAGTTCGGACTAAAGGAATGAAGAGCCCTGGGCATCCATGGAAAATCGGTATTGAAATGCCAAGTTCTGGGAACCGGCAGCTGCTGAAAGTGGTTAAATTAGAAAACAAGTCTTTGGCCACTTCGGGAGATTATCGAAATTATTTTGAAACGAATGGTCAGCGATTCTCTCACCTGATCGATCCACGATCTGGTAAGCCGATCACCCACAAACTTGCTTCCGTGTCTGTCTTAGCCGATAGTTGTGCCGAGGCGGATAGCCTGGCGACGGCTTTTATGGTGCTGGGCCCAGATGAAGCGATGCGCATTGCAAAGCGCGATCAAGTTGGTGCTTTGATGATTGTACGGGACGGAAATGGTTTCAAAACAATGGTTTCCCCAGGTTTTGAGCCATATTTACTTAATTAG
- a CDS encoding Na(+)-translocating NADH-quinone reductase subunit C — protein sequence MSGKRETVGKTFLVAGVLCVVCSILVSMAAVLLRPTQEANKALDKKKNILAAAGLLEEGVDVEKVFAEKIRVRAVNLDSGEYAEDIDAAKYEQRKAASDPKRSEKIPNDRDIARIKRTAKVASVYEVMEGNELKQVILPVHGKGLWSTMYGFLAIASDTTTVVGLGFYEHAETPGLGGEIDNPKWKASWVGKKLYDDNWNLVFSVLKGQVQESNPNAIHQVDGLSGATLTANGVHAMVRFWLGPDGFQDYLIKVREKGNLNG from the coding sequence ATGAGTGGAAAACGAGAAACAGTTGGCAAGACCTTTTTGGTCGCTGGTGTTCTTTGTGTGGTTTGCTCCATACTAGTGTCAATGGCTGCGGTTCTATTGCGGCCTACCCAGGAAGCAAACAAAGCTTTAGATAAGAAGAAGAATATCCTTGCTGCTGCAGGCTTACTTGAAGAAGGTGTGGATGTAGAGAAAGTCTTTGCTGAGAAGATTCGTGTTAGAGCGGTGAACTTGGACTCTGGCGAGTATGCCGAAGATATTGATGCTGCTAAGTATGAGCAGCGCAAGGCGGCTTCAGACCCTAAAAGATCCGAGAAGATTCCAAACGATCGGGATATTGCCCGAATCAAGCGGACGGCTAAGGTAGCATCTGTGTACGAAGTGATGGAAGGCAACGAACTCAAGCAAGTAATTCTTCCTGTTCACGGCAAAGGGCTTTGGTCTACCATGTATGGGTTTTTAGCGATCGCATCCGATACAACAACTGTTGTGGGCCTAGGCTTCTACGAGCATGCAGAAACTCCTGGACTCGGTGGGGAGATTGACAACCCTAAGTGGAAAGCCAGCTGGGTTGGAAAGAAGCTATATGATGACAACTGGAACCTAGTCTTTTCTGTGCTTAAAGGTCAGGTTCAAGAATCAAATCCAAATGCGATTCACCAAGTCGATGGCCTTTCAGGTGCGACTCTTACGGCAAATGGTGTCCACGCGATGGTTCGATTCTGGCTAGGGCCGGATGGATTTCAAGATTACCTCATAAAAGTAAGAGAAAAGGGGAATCTCAATGGCTGA
- the nqrF gene encoding NADH:ubiquinone reductase (Na(+)-transporting) subunit F, which produces MQEIILGVGMFTAIVLCLVAVILFAKSKLVASGDITIEINDDPDKAITVPAGGKLLNVLADQKIFVGSACGGGGTCAQCKVKVFEGGGEILSTELSHISKKDAREGERLSCQVTCKSDMKIEVPEEALDTKKWECTVRSNDNVATFIKELVLELPPGEHVNFRAGGYIQIEAPAYTADFKNFDIQEEYRDDWEKFNVFQYKSVTKDETIRAYSMANYPEEKGIIMLNVRIATPPRNAPDAPPGRMSSYIFNLKAGDKVTISGPYGEFFAKETKNEMVFVGGGAGMAPMRSHIFDQLKRLGSDRKMTFWYGARSKREMFYVEDFDGLQAENENFKWHCALSEPLPEDNWTGYTGFIHQVLYDNYLKNHDAPEDIEYYLCGPPMMNKAVIDMLHSLGVEDENILLDDFGG; this is translated from the coding sequence ATGCAAGAGATTATATTGGGTGTAGGCATGTTCACAGCAATCGTGTTGTGTCTCGTTGCCGTCATCCTTTTCGCAAAGTCAAAATTGGTCGCCTCTGGCGATATCACAATTGAAATTAACGACGATCCTGACAAGGCTATTACGGTGCCTGCAGGTGGCAAACTATTGAACGTACTTGCCGACCAAAAAATATTCGTAGGCTCTGCTTGTGGTGGCGGTGGAACTTGTGCGCAATGTAAGGTGAAGGTCTTTGAGGGTGGTGGTGAGATTCTTTCTACCGAGCTTTCTCATATCTCGAAGAAAGATGCGCGAGAAGGGGAACGCTTATCCTGCCAGGTTACTTGCAAATCCGACATGAAGATCGAAGTTCCTGAAGAAGCATTGGATACGAAGAAGTGGGAGTGTACCGTTCGATCGAATGACAACGTGGCTACCTTCATTAAGGAGCTCGTTCTAGAGCTTCCTCCGGGTGAGCACGTGAACTTCCGAGCTGGTGGATACATTCAGATCGAAGCTCCAGCTTACACGGCTGACTTTAAGAACTTCGACATTCAAGAAGAGTATCGAGATGACTGGGAAAAATTCAACGTTTTCCAGTACAAGTCAGTGACGAAGGACGAAACCATTCGCGCATACTCCATGGCAAACTACCCTGAAGAAAAAGGCATCATCATGCTGAACGTGCGGATTGCAACACCGCCACGTAACGCCCCTGATGCACCTCCAGGTCGTATGTCATCCTATATCTTCAACCTCAAGGCTGGAGACAAGGTAACGATTTCTGGTCCTTACGGAGAGTTTTTCGCCAAGGAAACCAAGAATGAGATGGTCTTTGTCGGTGGTGGTGCTGGTATGGCGCCAATGCGCTCTCATATTTTCGACCAGCTCAAGCGACTTGGCTCCGATCGAAAAATGACTTTCTGGTATGGTGCCCGTAGTAAGCGTGAGATGTTCTACGTTGAAGATTTCGACGGACTCCAGGCAGAGAATGAGAACTTCAAGTGGCACTGCGCACTTTCAGAGCCGCTTCCTGAGGATAACTGGACGGGCTATACAGGCTTCATCCATCAGGTACTTTACGATAATTATCTGAAGAATCATGATGCTCCAGAGGATATTGAGTACTATCTTTGTGGACCCCCGATGATGAACAAGGCTGTGATCGATATGCTTCATAGCCTTGGGGTTGAGGATGAAAACATCCTACTCGATGATTTTGGTGGATAA
- a CDS encoding NADH:ubiquinone reductase (Na(+)-transporting) subunit D — translation MAEKAKDIILSPIFVNNPIALQILGICSALAVTTSLDTTLTMSLAVIIVLSFSNLFVSLIRNVIPNSIRIIVQMAVIASLVILVDQFLKAFFYDISKQLSVFVGLIITNCIVMGRAEAFAMKNAPGKSFLDGIGNGLGYSIVLIFVGFFRELFGKGTIFGVNIMTPVTEGGWYQTNGMMVLAPSSFFLIGIFIWILRIWKTDQVEKEN, via the coding sequence ATGGCTGAAAAGGCAAAAGATATAATTTTAAGTCCGATTTTTGTTAATAACCCTATTGCTCTTCAGATTCTTGGAATCTGTTCAGCGTTAGCGGTTACAACGAGCTTGGACACAACTCTAACAATGTCCCTCGCGGTTATCATTGTTCTCTCGTTCTCTAACTTGTTTGTGAGCTTGATTCGAAACGTGATTCCGAACAGCATCCGGATCATTGTTCAGATGGCAGTCATTGCTTCGCTTGTGATCCTAGTTGATCAGTTCTTAAAGGCGTTCTTCTACGATATCAGTAAGCAGCTTTCGGTATTTGTTGGCTTGATTATCACCAACTGTATTGTGATGGGACGTGCTGAGGCGTTCGCCATGAAGAATGCGCCAGGAAAGAGCTTTCTGGATGGTATTGGAAACGGCCTTGGCTACTCTATCGTTCTTATTTTCGTAGGCTTTTTTAGAGAGTTGTTCGGTAAGGGCACGATTTTCGGCGTCAACATCATGACTCCGGTTACTGAAGGTGGCTGGTACCAGACCAACGGAATGATGGTTTTGGCACCTAGTTCGTTCTTCCTCATTGGAATCTTTATTTGGATTCTGAGAATTTGGAAAACAGACCAGGTGGAAAAGGAGAACTAA
- the nqrM gene encoding (Na+)-NQR maturation NqrM: MEILIAMIVFPLVIVGMAIGVIVMKKPITGSCGGLNNLNGDMDKCEICGVEAKERCAKKLKRA, from the coding sequence ATGGAAATCTTGATCGCTATGATCGTTTTTCCACTGGTGATAGTTGGGATGGCAATCGGTGTGATTGTTATGAAAAAACCAATCACAGGCAGCTGTGGCGGATTAAATAATCTCAATGGTGACATGGATAAGTGTGAAATCTGTGGTGTCGAAGCCAAAGAGCGCTGTGCCAAGAAGCTGAAGCGAGCTTGA
- the hflC gene encoding protease modulator HflC, with amino-acid sequence MSGKVGFIAAAIVAVVALINSSVYIVNEAQQAIITQFGQIMGKPVTDAGIHFKAPFIQNVSYFDKRILHWDGDPAQVPTKDKKFILVDTTARWRIKDPETFFKAVKNIRLALQRITGILDGKTKNVISNYNLVEAVRNTNDIIEKVKQNDETTDEKVTGEIEPVTAGREKLSQQITAQAQIELDSLGIELVDVLITRIAYVQEVEDKVFDRMISERNRIAEKTRSVGKGEEAKILGQMNLDLKEIESDAYRQSQEIMGKADAEAIAIYAESLRGNAEFYEFMRTMDAYKKTLPKSNLVIGTDSEFLKLLDRN; translated from the coding sequence ATGTCAGGAAAAGTGGGATTCATAGCTGCTGCAATCGTTGCTGTGGTAGCTCTGATCAACTCTTCAGTTTATATTGTTAACGAAGCACAACAAGCTATCATCACTCAGTTTGGTCAGATTATGGGAAAGCCCGTGACCGATGCGGGAATTCATTTTAAAGCGCCGTTCATTCAAAATGTCAGTTACTTCGACAAGCGTATCTTGCATTGGGATGGAGATCCAGCCCAGGTACCAACAAAGGATAAAAAGTTTATTCTTGTGGACACCACCGCTCGCTGGCGGATTAAAGATCCCGAGACGTTTTTTAAGGCAGTTAAGAATATACGTTTAGCCTTGCAACGGATTACGGGTATTTTGGATGGTAAAACTAAAAACGTAATTTCCAACTACAACCTGGTAGAGGCAGTACGCAACACTAACGATATTATTGAAAAGGTGAAGCAAAATGATGAAACCACAGACGAAAAAGTTACAGGAGAGATTGAGCCAGTCACGGCTGGTCGGGAAAAGCTATCGCAACAGATCACGGCCCAGGCGCAAATAGAATTAGATTCACTAGGGATCGAGCTGGTTGACGTTTTGATTACTCGCATTGCCTATGTTCAGGAAGTCGAGGACAAAGTGTTCGATCGTATGATCTCTGAAAGGAATCGAATTGCAGAGAAAACACGCTCTGTTGGTAAAGGTGAAGAGGCCAAGATCCTGGGGCAAATGAATCTTGACCTTAAAGAAATTGAATCGGATGCTTATCGCCAATCTCAGGAAATCATGGGTAAGGCGGATGCTGAAGCGATTGCTATCTATGCGGAGTCACTGCGAGGCAATGCAGAATTTTATGAGTTCATGAGAACCATGGACGCCTATAAGAAAACACTCCCTAAGAGTAACCTTGTCATTGGCACTGACTCAGAGTTTCTGAAGCTACTTGATCGTAACTGA
- a CDS encoding NYN domain-containing protein encodes MRAAIFIDGGYIQSQFKHNHIDPDWEEISDFLLEPLRQQVPLDLLRCYYYYCAPWMSQEPTESELKRMENHKEFVSDIENLDRWAMRLGKLEKRWDGKKEYFEQKRVDVLLSVDLVRHAAAGHIQHAVLVAGDSDFVPAVEAAKEHGVTVSLWCGNFRTVHKDLIALADEVHTFRWDEFPRFVYVDPKPAKPKGGNSSNNKGATTSKGPKKDDQGPKKGTQQNRSRNNNRNSNQQGRGRPRRHEKKDAKKELQSAGDKSSWTERIRKWWEED; translated from the coding sequence TTGCGCGCTGCAATTTTTATCGACGGCGGATATATACAATCCCAGTTTAAACATAATCACATCGATCCGGACTGGGAAGAAATCAGTGATTTCTTACTCGAACCTCTACGCCAACAAGTTCCTTTGGACCTTTTGCGCTGCTATTACTATTACTGTGCTCCTTGGATGTCCCAAGAACCCACTGAGTCAGAGCTCAAGCGCATGGAAAATCATAAAGAGTTTGTCAGCGACATAGAAAATTTGGATCGCTGGGCCATGAGGCTTGGCAAGTTAGAGAAGCGCTGGGACGGAAAAAAAGAATATTTTGAGCAAAAGCGCGTGGACGTTTTACTTTCGGTTGATCTAGTTCGTCACGCTGCCGCTGGACATATTCAGCATGCCGTACTTGTGGCTGGGGACAGCGACTTTGTTCCTGCCGTTGAGGCTGCGAAGGAGCACGGCGTTACAGTATCTCTGTGGTGCGGAAACTTTCGCACCGTTCACAAAGATCTTATCGCCCTGGCAGATGAGGTTCACACCTTCCGCTGGGATGAGTTTCCTAGGTTTGTCTACGTCGACCCCAAGCCAGCAAAGCCCAAAGGCGGCAATAGCTCTAATAACAAGGGTGCTACAACGAGTAAAGGCCCGAAGAAAGACGACCAGGGACCCAAAAAGGGCACTCAGCAGAACCGAAGTCGAAACAATAATCGCAATTCAAATCAGCAAGGTCGAGGACGACCACGCCGCCATGAAAAGAAGGATGCGAAAAAAGAGCTTCAGTCTGCTGGAGACAAAAGTTCTTGGACGGAACGCATTCGCAAATGGTGGGAAGAAGACTAG